In the Nodosilinea sp. PGN35 genome, one interval contains:
- a CDS encoding EAL domain-containing protein produces MTARSHSEFATPNGLTPTGSFSPAAPLLPAPGDRSTARRVGELVEGPPLMISPQMSVQAAAQMLQDQVLGCLVVVEGATVLGLFTGQGVLKAVAAGWETTATPLSLNLVVPAPALHPDDDLARAAQTLAAANGSHLVVVDEVGQLWGVVSRQRLAEALPRPGADRPVEVQGSSDPEQEPEKESERAPACPPLTDIHQLLRGLEGQHAVQACLRQTQSAFVSLFHHSPDPMAVTTFPEGRHLLVNASYARWLGRASGEIVGCRPAELGMVHNRRQFARLRRQIRDRGSIQNIEIDSHLADGQTHTLLVSSELTEINGQSCLLSVGKDITERKAILATLSAAEARFRAIFEQINVGICQSTLDGQLTDVNPGMCRMLGFSRDELIAKSFPEFTHPDDLALDLRYYNRLLAGELKSYTIEKRYCHRGGGFIWVALTVCLVHDNEGKPLFSIAVSQDISDRQQEEAERQAAEKALQASHQRINNILESITDAFFALDQNWQFTYLNQRAEQFLRRSRHQVLGQNLWYEFPEVLGTRMSKELRRAMVTRVSLTFEEYMAHSDSWCEFHVYPTQEGLAVYFQDVTSRRRAYEQIEHQIRREQALNRVIQAIRCSLDLDIIFETAAREIARLLQADHVDIQMRQPADGRWRVLAEHRADSDLPSLLDRVFRDDTAVANRLKHLNIVQLETATAEDNPYELSAALPGCWLLVPLSISGPLPWGCLGIHRRAPGPGPEAEPWRTSDVELVQTVADQLAIAVQQAQTLAQAQRELRERQRAEARLKEAQRIAHTGNWELDLPTQSLTWSEEMFRIYGLSPHQPPLTLKQQLAMLEESDRPRWRQQLAAASRSGQSLNLEGAIARPDGRRRFVQLLGQAQRDALGAVTSLVGTLTDITDRKLIEDRLAYEALHDPLTGSPNRAFFMEQLNAAVQAAKASQDVVFAVLFIDLDRFKVINDSLGHLVGDQLLIECAHRLSSVVREGDLVARLGGDEFAILLNPITAMADALSVADRIHQVLQASLVLEGREIFISASVGIASNLTGAVEAVDFLRDADTAMYQAKDNGRGQSALFDPDMYEQVATRLTLENDLQRAIDRQELALHYQPIVELSTRQLIGFEALVRWHHPRWGLIPPTTFIPLAEETGLILALGEWIQLAACQQLQQWRQRLPQAQALMVSVNLSVKQFAHPRLIATIDETLSATGLSGHHLRLEITESALIDNPQAAERMLHALQERGIQLGIDDFGTGYSSLSMVHQFPMQSLKIDRSFIRAMAGDGRGVAMVQAILALAQSLGMAAIAEGVETADQLAHLVRLGCLYAQGYYFAKPLPAAEAEALLLAWPEHP; encoded by the coding sequence ATGACCGCTCGTTCACATTCAGAATTTGCTACCCCCAATGGACTGACACCCACCGGATCATTCAGCCCGGCGGCTCCCCTGCTGCCCGCGCCCGGCGATCGCTCCACGGCCCGGCGGGTAGGCGAGCTGGTGGAGGGGCCACCGCTGATGATTTCCCCCCAGATGTCGGTGCAGGCGGCAGCGCAGATGCTGCAAGACCAAGTACTGGGCTGTCTGGTGGTGGTCGAAGGGGCCACGGTGCTGGGGCTGTTTACCGGGCAGGGGGTGCTCAAGGCCGTGGCGGCGGGGTGGGAGACCACCGCCACGCCCCTCAGCCTCAACCTGGTGGTGCCAGCCCCAGCTCTGCACCCTGACGATGACCTGGCCCGGGCCGCTCAAACCCTGGCGGCGGCTAACGGCTCGCATCTGGTGGTGGTAGATGAGGTGGGGCAGCTCTGGGGTGTAGTCTCGCGGCAGCGGCTGGCTGAGGCGCTGCCCAGACCTGGGGCAGACCGACCGGTCGAGGTGCAGGGCAGCTCTGACCCCGAGCAAGAACCCGAGAAAGAGTCCGAGCGGGCACCGGCATGCCCCCCCCTGACTGACATTCACCAGCTCCTGCGGGGGCTAGAGGGGCAACACGCTGTGCAGGCTTGTCTGCGCCAGACCCAGAGTGCCTTTGTCAGCCTGTTTCACCACAGCCCTGACCCCATGGCGGTGACCACCTTTCCGGAGGGCCGACATCTGTTGGTCAACGCCAGCTATGCCCGCTGGCTGGGGCGCGCCAGCGGCGAGATTGTGGGCTGCCGCCCAGCGGAACTGGGCATGGTGCACAACCGCCGCCAGTTTGCCCGGCTGCGGCGGCAGATTCGCGATCGCGGCAGCATTCAGAACATTGAGATCGACTCCCACCTGGCCGATGGCCAGACCCATACTCTGCTGGTGTCGTCGGAGCTAACCGAGATCAATGGCCAGTCCTGCCTGCTCTCCGTGGGCAAAGACATCACCGAGCGCAAGGCCATTCTGGCCACCCTGAGCGCCGCCGAAGCTCGCTTTCGGGCAATTTTTGAGCAGATTAACGTGGGCATTTGCCAGTCCACCCTGGACGGTCAGCTCACCGATGTCAACCCTGGCATGTGCCGTATGCTGGGCTTTAGCCGCGACGAACTGATTGCCAAAAGCTTCCCTGAATTTACCCATCCCGACGATCTGGCGCTGGACTTGCGGTACTACAACCGGCTGCTGGCGGGGGAACTGAAGTCGTACACCATTGAGAAGCGCTACTGCCATCGGGGGGGCGGCTTTATCTGGGTAGCGCTGACGGTGTGCCTGGTGCACGATAACGAAGGCAAGCCGCTGTTTAGCATCGCGGTGTCCCAGGATATCAGCGATCGCCAGCAGGAAGAAGCCGAGCGTCAGGCTGCGGAAAAAGCGCTCCAGGCCTCCCACCAGCGCATTAACAATATTCTTGAGAGCATTACCGACGCCTTTTTTGCCCTTGATCAAAACTGGCAGTTCACCTACCTCAACCAGCGGGCCGAGCAGTTTTTGCGGCGATCGCGTCACCAGGTGCTGGGGCAGAACCTGTGGTACGAGTTTCCCGAGGTGCTGGGCACCCGAATGTCAAAGGAGCTGCGCCGGGCGATGGTGACGCGGGTCAGCCTCACCTTTGAGGAATATATGGCCCACTCCGACAGCTGGTGTGAGTTCCACGTCTACCCCACCCAGGAGGGGTTAGCGGTGTACTTTCAAGATGTCACCAGCCGTCGCCGGGCCTACGAGCAAATCGAGCACCAGATTCGCCGCGAGCAGGCCCTCAACCGGGTGATTCAGGCAATTCGGTGCTCCCTCGACCTCGATATTATTTTTGAGACCGCCGCCCGCGAAATTGCCCGCCTGCTCCAGGCCGACCACGTGGATATTCAAATGCGACAGCCCGCCGACGGTCGCTGGCGCGTGCTGGCTGAACACCGGGCCGATAGCGACCTGCCGAGCCTGCTAGATCGGGTGTTCAGGGACGATACCGCCGTGGCGAATCGTCTCAAGCACCTCAATATCGTCCAGCTTGAGACGGCGACGGCCGAGGACAACCCCTACGAGTTGTCGGCAGCGCTGCCGGGCTGCTGGCTATTAGTGCCGCTCTCGATCAGCGGACCGCTGCCCTGGGGCTGCCTGGGCATTCATCGGCGGGCTCCGGGGCCAGGCCCTGAGGCCGAACCCTGGAGAACCTCTGACGTTGAGCTGGTGCAGACCGTGGCTGACCAGCTGGCGATCGCCGTGCAGCAGGCCCAAACCCTGGCCCAGGCCCAGCGCGAGCTGCGCGAGCGCCAGCGGGCTGAGGCCCGCCTCAAGGAGGCCCAGCGCATTGCCCACACCGGCAACTGGGAACTCGACTTGCCCACCCAGAGCCTGACCTGGTCTGAGGAGATGTTTCGCATCTACGGCCTCAGCCCCCACCAGCCCCCCCTCACCTTAAAGCAGCAGTTGGCGATGCTGGAGGAGAGCGATCGCCCCCGCTGGCGGCAGCAGCTGGCCGCCGCCAGCCGCAGCGGTCAGTCTTTAAATCTGGAGGGGGCGATCGCCCGGCCCGACGGCCGCCGCCGCTTTGTACAGCTGCTGGGACAGGCCCAGCGCGACGCCCTGGGGGCCGTGACCAGCCTGGTAGGTACCCTCACCGACATCACCGATCGCAAGCTGATCGAAGACCGCCTCGCCTATGAAGCCCTCCACGACCCCCTCACCGGGTCGCCCAACCGCGCCTTTTTTATGGAGCAGCTCAACGCCGCCGTCCAGGCCGCCAAAGCCTCCCAGGACGTAGTCTTTGCGGTGCTGTTTATCGATCTCGATCGCTTCAAGGTGATCAACGACAGCCTGGGCCATCTGGTGGGCGACCAGCTGCTGATTGAGTGCGCCCACCGCCTCAGCTCAGTGGTGCGCGAGGGCGATCTGGTGGCGCGCCTGGGAGGCGACGAATTTGCCATTTTGCTCAACCCCATCACCGCCATGGCCGATGCCCTCAGCGTGGCCGATCGCATTCACCAGGTATTGCAGGCGTCCCTGGTGCTGGAGGGGCGCGAAATCTTCATCAGCGCCAGCGTCGGCATTGCCAGCAACCTCACCGGAGCGGTGGAGGCCGTCGATTTTCTGCGCGATGCCGACACAGCTATGTACCAAGCCAAGGACAATGGCCGGGGGCAATCGGCCCTGTTCGACCCCGACATGTATGAGCAGGTGGCCACCCGCCTCACCCTTGAAAACGACTTGCAGCGGGCGATCGATCGCCAGGAGCTGGCCCTGCACTACCAGCCCATCGTCGAACTCAGCACCCGGCAGCTGATCGGGTTTGAGGCCCTGGTGCGGTGGCACCATCCCCGCTGGGGGTTGATTCCTCCCACCACCTTCATTCCCCTGGCGGAGGAGACCGGGCTGATTTTGGCCCTCGGCGAATGGATTCAGCTGGCCGCCTGCCAGCAGCTCCAGCAGTGGCGACAGCGCCTTCCCCAGGCCCAGGCCTTGATGGTGAGCGTCAATCTCTCGGTGAAACAGTTCGCCCACCCGCGACTGATCGCCACCATCGACGAGACCCTGAGTGCCACGGGCCTGAGCGGCCACCACCTGCGCCTCGAAATCACTGAAAGCGCCTTGATCGACAACCCCCAAGCCGCCGAGCGCATGCTGCACGCCCTGCAAGAGCGCGGCATTCAGCTGGGCATTGACGACTTTGGCACGGGCTACTCGTCGCTGAGTATGGTGCATCAGTTTCCGATGCAGAGTCTTAAAATCGATCGCTCTTTTATTCGGGCGATGGCGGGCGACGGGCGCGGGGTAGCCATGGTGCAGGCAATTTTGGCCCTGGCCCAGAGTTTGGGCATGGCCGCCATCGCCGAGGGAGTCGAGACCGCAGACCAGCTAGCCCACCTGGTGCGCCTGGGCTGCCTCTACGCCCAGGGCTACTATTTTGCCAAGCCGCTGCCCGCCGCCGAAGCCGAGGCCCTGCTGCTGGCCTGGCCAGAGCATCCCTGA
- a CDS encoding GTP-binding protein gives MPPSPLLTRARETLTQAVTRYSPVAQGSTNPHQAAVQQGLGQLQNLSAKLESRCLRVAVFGLVSRGKSAVINALVGENLLETGPLHGVTRWPRSVYWQPQVDSDLPWQIELVDTPGLDEVGGDIRAEMAQTVATQADLILFVVAGEITRLEYDALAELQRGHKPLLLVFNKIDLYPEIDRQAVYDTLNRLRAELGQDTPGARLAIDEVVMVAANPAPLQVRVEWPDGRTSDEWEPQPSQIEPLRQALLAIVGQDGAALVALNALRHARSIEGDLVDHVSQLHGDRADATIWQFAKYKAAAVALNPIAGLDLLGGMLIDLVMIRTLARLYGFPITGHEAGRLWRAILKSSGTLLLSELGSGLLGAGKTTAALVTLVDNASGVVALAGAMTAQASAAGYGAYTVGQAAKTYLEQGCTWGPEGVSATLAALLNETQTSTTLAQLRQEVAADLVAVAPPPS, from the coding sequence ATGCCCCCCTCCCCCCTCCTCACCCGCGCCCGCGAAACCCTCACCCAGGCCGTGACTCGCTACTCTCCCGTCGCCCAGGGCAGCACCAACCCCCACCAGGCGGCGGTGCAGCAGGGCCTCGGCCAGCTCCAGAACCTCAGCGCCAAGCTGGAGTCACGCTGCCTGCGGGTGGCGGTGTTTGGCCTGGTGAGCCGGGGCAAGTCGGCGGTGATCAACGCCCTGGTAGGGGAAAACCTGCTCGAAACCGGCCCGCTGCACGGCGTCACCCGCTGGCCCCGGTCGGTGTACTGGCAGCCCCAGGTAGATAGCGACCTGCCCTGGCAGATCGAGCTGGTCGATACCCCCGGCCTAGACGAGGTGGGCGGCGATATTCGCGCCGAGATGGCCCAGACCGTGGCCACCCAGGCCGATTTGATTCTGTTTGTGGTGGCGGGGGAGATCACCCGGCTGGAGTACGACGCCCTGGCGGAACTCCAGCGGGGGCACAAGCCGCTGCTGCTGGTGTTCAACAAAATTGATCTGTATCCAGAAATCGACCGGCAGGCGGTGTACGACACTCTCAATCGCCTGCGGGCTGAGCTAGGGCAAGATACCCCAGGGGCTAGGCTGGCCATCGATGAAGTGGTGATGGTAGCTGCCAATCCGGCCCCGCTCCAGGTGCGGGTAGAATGGCCCGATGGCCGCACCAGCGACGAGTGGGAACCCCAGCCCTCCCAGATTGAGCCCCTGCGCCAGGCGCTATTGGCGATTGTGGGCCAGGATGGTGCGGCCCTGGTGGCCCTCAACGCCCTGCGCCACGCCCGCTCGATCGAGGGCGACCTGGTGGATCATGTCAGCCAGCTGCACGGCGATCGCGCCGACGCAACCATCTGGCAGTTTGCCAAGTACAAAGCCGCCGCCGTGGCCCTCAACCCGATCGCGGGCCTCGACCTGCTGGGCGGGATGCTGATTGACCTGGTGATGATTCGCACTCTGGCACGGCTTTACGGCTTTCCGATTACCGGCCACGAGGCGGGGCGGCTGTGGCGGGCGATTCTCAAAAGCTCGGGCACCCTGCTGCTGAGCGAGCTGGGCAGCGGGCTGCTGGGGGCGGGCAAAACCACCGCCGCCCTGGTCACCCTGGTGGACAATGCCTCGGGGGTTGTCGCCCTGGCGGGGGCCATGACTGCCCAGGCCAGCGCCGCCGGGTACGGAGCCTACACCGTGGGCCAGGCTGCCAAAACCTACCTGGAGCAGGGCTGCACCTGGGGCCCAGAGGGAGTCAGCGCTACCCTGGCCGCTCTGCTCAACGAAACCCAGACCTCGACCACCCTGGCGCAACTCCGCCAGGAGGTGGCTGCCGATCTGGTGGCGGTCGCCCCGCCCCCCAGCTAG
- a CDS encoding YcjF family protein, whose product MGLGLTGKDDTANSVSRETVNADSGPAEFSPTLNPALALPALLKRPLLVGGLGLSATLALLGSTHINPLDSSTLLSAIALGTGLWWWRRGEPLPTAPKPIAPPVVDRSRVESELATLRALIDALAQEAELAGRGIQVAESLTAYRQDHQALGADLDRSTLRVAIAGEPRTGKTALLTLLTPSADASIGKDTLLNFEEVALTTTPDWLDYDGLLLITDGDITDSALTLLRERAIAGQGAVLVFNKHDHYDAADQQTILTQLQQRAATLPAPVPVVATAAAPRPIKVRRHQTDGTFTETIETPEPAIAGLQTALDRALVAERPALVAATVLRRSQALRQRVQTDLNRLRRDRALPLIDQLQWVAGAAAFANPVPTLDLLATVAINGQLILDLGKIYGFNLTLNEAKTAAGTLASLTVKLGLVELSTQVLTAVLKSHFATYVAGGLVQGLSAAYLTRMAGLSLVDYFEQAALVGTPTSALSWEAIAQRLQATIQQNRQLSLLQTLAKQGIDILKPAPAQIPASTAAPLDLDTRAAEAIAETVPAAETTPPPP is encoded by the coding sequence ATGGGGCTAGGGTTAACGGGCAAAGACGACACCGCTAATAGTGTCAGTAGAGAGACGGTGAATGCAGACTCCGGCCCGGCAGAGTTCTCCCCAACGCTCAACCCAGCTCTGGCTCTGCCAGCGCTGCTAAAACGCCCGCTGCTGGTGGGCGGCCTGGGGCTTTCGGCCACCCTGGCCCTGCTGGGCAGCACCCACATCAATCCGCTGGACAGCTCGACGCTGCTCAGCGCCATTGCCCTGGGGACGGGTCTGTGGTGGTGGCGGCGGGGGGAGCCGCTGCCCACGGCTCCCAAACCCATTGCGCCCCCCGTAGTCGATCGCTCTCGGGTCGAGAGCGAGCTGGCCACCCTGAGGGCTTTGATCGACGCCCTGGCCCAGGAAGCTGAGCTGGCCGGTCGGGGAATTCAGGTGGCTGAGTCGCTCACCGCCTATCGCCAGGATCACCAGGCCCTGGGGGCAGACCTCGATCGCTCGACGCTGCGGGTGGCGATCGCAGGCGAGCCCCGCACCGGCAAAACCGCCCTGCTCACCCTGCTTACACCCTCAGCCGATGCATCCATTGGGAAAGACACGCTGCTGAACTTTGAGGAAGTTGCTCTCACGACCACCCCCGACTGGCTCGACTACGACGGCCTGCTGCTGATCACCGACGGCGACATTACCGACAGCGCCCTCACCCTGCTGCGGGAGCGGGCGATCGCAGGGCAGGGCGCAGTACTGGTGTTTAACAAGCACGACCACTACGACGCTGCCGACCAGCAGACGATTTTGACCCAGCTTCAGCAGCGGGCGGCGACCCTGCCCGCCCCGGTGCCTGTGGTTGCGACCGCCGCTGCCCCCCGGCCAATCAAAGTGCGCCGCCACCAGACCGATGGCACGTTCACAGAAACGATAGAAACGCCCGAGCCCGCCATCGCCGGACTCCAAACTGCCCTCGATCGCGCCCTGGTGGCCGAGCGGCCTGCCCTGGTCGCCGCCACGGTGCTGCGCCGCAGCCAGGCCCTGCGCCAGCGGGTGCAGACCGACCTCAACCGCCTGCGCCGCGATCGCGCCCTGCCGCTAATCGACCAGCTCCAGTGGGTGGCCGGGGCCGCCGCCTTTGCCAACCCCGTGCCCACCCTCGACCTGCTGGCCACCGTTGCCATCAACGGCCAGCTGATTCTCGATCTGGGCAAAATCTACGGCTTTAACCTCACCCTTAACGAGGCCAAAACCGCCGCTGGCACCCTGGCCAGCCTCACCGTCAAGCTGGGCCTGGTGGAACTCTCGACCCAGGTGCTCACCGCCGTGCTCAAAAGCCACTTTGCCACCTATGTAGCCGGGGGCCTGGTGCAGGGGCTCAGCGCTGCCTACCTCACCCGGATGGCTGGCCTCAGCTTAGTTGACTACTTTGAGCAAGCCGCCCTGGTCGGTACCCCCACCAGCGCCCTGTCCTGGGAGGCGATCGCCCAGCGCCTGCAAGCCACCATTCAGCAAAACCGCCAGCTCAGCCTGCTGCAAACCCTCGCTAAACAGGGCATCGACATTCTCAAACCCGCCCCCGCCCAGATCCCCGCCAGCACCGCCGCCCCCCTCGATCTAGACACCAGGGCTGCCGAGGCGATCGCCGAAACTGTCCCCGCCGCCGAAACCACCCCGCCCCCCCCCTAA